TGATTTACAGCGACTGTGGTTGCGACGTGGGACGCTTGCAATTAAGAGAATTGATTCGGACAGACACCAAGACTTGCTGCAGAAATTTTTCGAGAAGACGCTAGAAAGAACAGACTAAAGAATGAAGCACAAtatgcaaaaaaaaaaaaaaaaaaaaagaagaagaagaagaagaagatatcTGCCCTCGAAGCCGGCAGACCGTCAAAACTCTCAGAGCAGCCCTGCGCCAGAGCCGGTGCCAGCTTGATCGGCCGCCAGATATACACGTGATATGTAATGTAAAGATGTGTATAATTACGCATAAATACACCAATGTATGGATGGCATGCTGAATAACCCGGTGTTAATCGTAACGATGGTAATGCCCCGGGGCCTTCCTAAATGACGTCCATAGTCCCTAATAATCATACTACCGTAAACGGCACAGGAACAGGCATATCCTGTACTAGCAACCTGGAAGTGCCCAATTTCTCCACCTCTTGGCTGGTCTAAGggtctcttcgtcttcctcctaTTTATCATCTGTCTCCTTTTGCTTGGACTTTTGGTCGTCCCTGTTGCGCCGCTCCGGAGAATAACTCCCCGTCACtatccttgttcttcttaAAACATCTGCACGCTCGGCAGCAGCCTCGGGATTGGGATATTCAAAAAGGCGCGCTTCAGGATGGCTTTGAATCTCGAGAGGCAGCTACTTTTTGTGAGTTCAGCCTCCCCTCCTGCGGCTCTACTATGGTTTGATATCAGTTACTTACACGTTTACAGTATGGTGCCTATCACAGTAACCCAGTACGTGCTTTCTGGGCCCTTACTTCTGCTATCATCGACAAGCTTTTGCTCATCACTATCGATCACTAGGTGAACGTCGCAATCCACATCACATGCGTTCCGGTGTTGTTATTTACGGGCATTGTCCTGGTATGTACCTGTCCATACTTTTCTCACCTATCGTGGGCTCTATACTAACAAGGTTGTCCCATGTCCAGGCCTCGAACACCCCAGCTCTAATCAACGTACCTGAAGCCCTGCAGTATGAGTATCTCCCGGCCAATCTCGGAACGATCGGCGGCTTCATATACGCGATCTTCTACATCCTCCTCGAACCCGTCGCGGGCGGTCTCATTGCGCCCGTCATCATCGGCGGCTCTGCGTTCGCGAACTACCTCTTGAGCACCTACGGCACAACGGTCAACTACTGGGCTGGTTGGATTCAAGTGGCATCATGGGTGTTGCAGTTTGTCGGTCACGGTGCTTTTGAGAAACGGGCTCCTGCGCTACTGGATAATCTAGTGCAGGCATTTTTGCTGGCTCCGTTGTTCGTTTGGATGGAGATTCTATTTTCCTTGG
This Aspergillus chevalieri M1 DNA, chromosome 3, nearly complete sequence DNA region includes the following protein-coding sequences:
- a CDS encoding 2-hydroxy-palmitic acid dioxygenase MPO1 (COG:S;~EggNog:ENOG410PRCX;~InterPro:IPR009305;~PFAM:PF06127;~TransMembrane:5 (o20-40i60-77o83-100i107-129o141-161i)), encoding MALNLERQLLFYGAYHSNPVNVAIHITCVPVLLFTGIVLASNTPALINVPEALQYEYLPANLGTIGGFIYAIFYILLEPVAGGLIAPVIIGGSAFANYLLSTYGTTVNYWAGWIQVASWVLQFVGHGAFEKRAPALLDNLVQAFLLAPLFVWMEILFSLGYRPELRARYHQSVEKEIAAFKKSQNDKAK